The Paeniglutamicibacter sulfureus genome includes a region encoding these proteins:
- a CDS encoding MetQ/NlpA family ABC transporter substrate-binding protein: MTITDPKTATGPESHGFTIQKKKKWPWTLGAIALAGAIAAAAIISSNAGDKSPNTVAGATLTVVTAEGNHAEQALVNFVAEEIAPKYGIKVAFKGLADSTTLNRAVSTGEVAGTIYQHKLWLSQVLEANPDFKLAAATPVFRWGFGIWSAKYQSIDEIPNGATISLYSDPANEAQGLWLLERAGLIKLADGVDKWKATQKDIAENPKDLKFKLLDFAAQSRSLPDLDAAVGYTEYYVAAKVPLEQQIYAPAAPDEFAGQLTIGTDFQDTENVKNLVKAFQDPAVQEFLRTDPAVKDLLVPIAAE; encoded by the coding sequence ATGACCATCACCGACCCCAAGACCGCCACCGGGCCCGAGTCCCACGGCTTCACCATCCAAAAGAAAAAGAAGTGGCCCTGGACCCTTGGCGCCATCGCCCTCGCCGGAGCCATTGCTGCCGCAGCGATCATCAGTTCCAACGCCGGGGACAAGTCGCCGAACACCGTTGCCGGAGCCACGCTCACGGTCGTCACAGCGGAAGGCAACCACGCCGAGCAGGCGCTGGTGAACTTCGTGGCGGAGGAAATCGCCCCCAAGTACGGCATCAAGGTGGCCTTCAAGGGATTGGCCGATTCGACCACGCTGAACCGCGCGGTATCCACCGGCGAGGTCGCCGGAACGATTTACCAGCACAAGCTTTGGCTCTCCCAGGTGCTCGAGGCCAATCCCGACTTCAAGCTCGCAGCGGCCACGCCGGTGTTCCGCTGGGGCTTCGGGATCTGGAGCGCGAAGTACCAGTCGATCGACGAGATCCCCAACGGGGCAACCATCTCCCTGTACTCCGACCCGGCCAACGAGGCCCAAGGCCTGTGGCTGCTGGAGCGCGCAGGGCTGATCAAGCTGGCCGACGGCGTGGACAAGTGGAAGGCAACCCAGAAGGACATTGCCGAAAACCCCAAGGACCTGAAGTTCAAGTTGCTCGACTTCGCCGCACAGTCCCGCTCCCTGCCGGACCTGGATGCCGCGGTGGGCTACACCGAGTACTACGTCGCGGCCAAGGTTCCGCTGGAGCAGCAGATCTACGCCCCGGCGGCCCCCGACGAATTCGCCGGTCAACTGACCATCGGCACCGACTTCCAAGACACCGAAAACGTGAAGAACCTCGTCAAGGCGTTCCAGGATCCCGCCGTACAGGAATTCCTTCGCACCGATCCGGCCGTGAAGGACCTGCTGGTGCCCATCGCCGCCGAATAG